From Antedon mediterranea chromosome 9, ecAntMedi1.1, whole genome shotgun sequence, a single genomic window includes:
- the LOC140058584 gene encoding amidase-like isoform X2, with protein sequence MAHVPYSSPPVRLPSIKKTKELSQRIGIDLSEEEVAEYRDLMKDIIGCYNEIEKLPEITLPVKYPRLPGYRPTAEENPLNAWYWKTNISGAPKGILRGKRIVMKDTIAVSGVPMMGGSWVMEGYVPEFDATVVTRVLDAGGTVAGKALCEDWCVSGVSFLAAKGPTLNPHNNRHSAGGSSSGCAVLVAKGEVDMAIGGDQGGSVRLPASCCGIIGLKPTHGLVPYTGAQALDPTVDHLGPMARNVKDCALLLEAIAGYDDGLDQRQSPTIVEEKYTDALKFKTLDNITIGLLKEGFEQDNSEQVVNELVRTALQKITKMKATVTDVSVPLHKQGFGSGHKGFYSISMMDAVGRGIQSQADDLPPPVKSAWMLGEYMKHEYRGRFYGKAQNLRRLLRAEFDKVFQEVDVIAMPTIPFRTPELQRKGASISDGTYSSPPVRLPSLKKTKELAQRIGIDLSQEEVAEYRDLMKDIIGCYNEIEKLPEITLPVKYPRLPGYRPTAAENPFNAWYWKTDIKGASEGLLQGKRIAMKDTIAVSGVPMMGGSWVMEGYVPEFDATVVTRVLDAGGTVAGKAVCEDWCVSGVSYMAAKGPTLNPCAYTHSAGGSSSGCAVLVAKGEVDMAIGGDQGGSIRLPASCCGIIGLKPTHGLVPYTGAQAMEPTNDHLGPMAKNVKDCALLLESIAGYDDGLDQRQNPTIVGEKYSDSVECENLKNITIGLLKEGFEQQDCDDRVNSIVKSAVSKMSTLLLAKIVDVSVPLHNQGKNIRWCMAHQGISDTMLRGGCVGSGHKGFYSTSMMDAVGRGLQSQPDDLSPAVKRVWMLGEYMKHEYRGRFYGKAQNLRRLLTAEYDKVFQKVDVIAMPTIPFKTPKLPAKNTSVSALLKEAGRNLANTSPFNATGHPALTINAGFIDGLPVGMMLVGRMFDEKTLLKVAYAYEQLQQYTVFP encoded by the exons ATGGCAC ATGTACCCTACAGTTCACCTCCAGTTCGCTTACCTAGTATAAAAAAGACGAAAGAACTTTCCCAGAGAATCGGAATTGATCTAAGTGAAGAAGAAGTAGCCGAATACAGGGATCTAATGAAGGATATCATTGGCTGTTATAACGAAATAGAAAAGCTGCCGGAGATTACGCTTCCAGTGAAGTACCCGAGACTACCGGGTTACAGACCTACGGCGGAGGAAAATCCACTAAATGCGTG GTATTGGAAAACTAATATTTCTGGAGCGCCAAAGGGAATACTAAGAGGTAAACGCATTGTAATGAAAGACACCATCGCCGTCTCTGGGGTACCTATGATGGGAGGATCATGGGTAATGGAAGGATATGTACCAGAGTTTGATGCCACGGTGGTCACAAGAGTTCTAGATGCAG GTGGAACAGTCGCAGGCAAAGCATTGTGTGAGGACTGGTGTGTTTCTGGAGTAAGTTTTCTGGCAGCGAAAGGACCGACACTGAACCCTCACAACAACAGGCACAGTGCGGGTGGTTCAAGCTCAGGCTGTGCTGTATTG GTTGCAAAAGGTGAGGTGGACATGGCGATTGGAGGTGACCAAGGCGGGTCAGTTCGACTACCTGCCAGTTGCTGTGGAATCATAGGCTTAAAGCCTACCCATGGTCTTGTACCTTACACAGGTGCTCAAGCCCTGGACCCGACAGTCGATCATTTAGGACCAATGGCAAGGAACGTAAAGGATTGTGCTCTTCTTTTGGAGGCAATAGCAGGGTACGATGATGGACTCGATCAGCGACAAAGCCCAACAATCGTTGAAGAAAAATACACAGACGCA TTGAAGTTTAAAACGCTCGATAATATTACCATTGGATTGTTGAAAGAAGGTTTTGAGCAGGATAACTCCGAACAAGTAGTAAATGAGTTGGTTCGAACAGCTCttcaaaaaattacaaaaatgaaagcAACGGTTACTGACGTTTCGGTACCATTACACAAGCAAG GTTTTGGAAGTGGCCACAAAGGATTCTACTCCATCAGTATGATGGACGCTGTCGGTAGAGGTATTCAATCCCAAGCAGATGATCTACCTCCTCCAGTTAAG AGTGCATGGATGTTGGGAGAATATATGAAACACGAATATCGAGGAAGATTTTACGGCAAGGCTCAAAATCTTAGAAGATTGTTGAGAGCAGAGTTTGATAAAGTTTTTCAAGAGGTTGATGTCATTGCTATGCCAACGATTCCGTTTCGAACTCCAGAACTGCAGAGAAAGGGCGCTTCAATCTCAG atggaaCATACAGTTCACCACCAGTTCGCTTACCTAGTCTAAAAAAGACGAAAGAACTTGCCCAGAGAATCGGAATTGATCTTAGTCAAGAAGAAGTGGCTGAATACAGGGATCTAATGAAGGATATCATTGGCTGTTATAACGAAATAGAAAAGCTGCCGGAGATTACGCTTCCAGTGAAGTATCCGCGACTACCGGGTTACAGACCGACGGCGGCGGAAAATCCGTTTAATGCGTG GTATTGGAAGACTGACATTAAAGGGGCTTCAGAAGGATTACTGCAGGGAAAACGTATAGCAATGAAAGACACTATCGCCGTCTCTGGAGTACCTATGATGGGAGGATCATGGGTAATGGAAGGATATGTACCAGAGTTTGATGCCACGGTGGTCACCCGGGTTCTAGATGCAg GTGGAACAGTTGCGGGTAAAGCGGTGTGTGAGGACTGGTGCGTTTCTGGAGTAAGTTATATGGCAGCCAAAGGGCCGACGCTGAATCCTTGCGCTTACACGCACAGTGCAGGAGGGTCAAGCTCAGGCTGTGCGGTACTG GTAGCAAAAGGTGAAGTGGACATGGCGATTGGAGGTGACCAGGGCGGGTCGATACGACTACCTGCTAGTTGCTGTGGCATCATTGGCTTAAAGCCTACCCATGGTCTTGTACCTTACACAGGTGCTCAAGCCATGGAACCAACTAACGATCATTTAGGACCTATGGCAAAGAACGTAAAGGATTGTGCTCTTCTATTGGAGTCAATCGCAGGATATGATGATGGACTCGATCAACGACAAAACCCAACAATCGTGGGAGAAAAATATTCAGATTCT GTGGAGTGTGAAAATCTCAAGAACATTACAATAGGATTGCTTAAGGAGGGTTTTGAGCAGCAAGATTGTGACGACAGGGTGAACAGTATTGTAAAGTCGGCTGTTTCCAAAATGTCAACATTATTATTGGCGAAGATCGTAGATGTTTCGGTTCCTTTACACAATCAGG GTAAAAATATAAGGTGGTGTATGGCACATCAAGGAATAAGTGACACAATGCTACGAGGAGGTT gTGTTGGAAGCGGTCACAAAGGGTTCTACTCAACAAGTATGATGGACGCTGTTGGCAGAGGGCTCCAGTCACAACCAGATGATCTTTCACCTGCAGTTAAG CGTGTTTGGATGTTGGGAGAATATATGAAACATGAATATCGAGGGAGATTTTACGGCAAGGCTCAGAATCTTAGGCGATTGTTGACTGCAGAATATGATAAAGTTTTCCAGAAGGTTGATGTCATTGCTATGCCAACTATTCCATTCAAAACGCCAAAACTACCAGCAAAAAACACATCAGTTTCAG CTCTGTTGAAAGAGGCTGGACGAAATCTGGCCAACACATCACCCTTTAACGCAACTGGTCATCCAGCGCTGACCATCAACGCTGGCTTCATAGATGGCCTACCAGTGGGGATGATGTTAGTTGGACGAATGTTTGACGAGAAAACTCTTCTAAAAGTCGCTTATGCCTACGAACAACTTCAACAATACACTGTGTTTCCTTAA
- the LOC140058584 gene encoding amidase-like isoform X1 — MAHVPYSSPPVRLPSIKKTKELSQRIGIDLSEEEVAEYRDLMKDIIGCYNEIEKLPEITLPVKYPRLPGYRPTAEENPLNAWYWKTNISGAPKGILRGKRIVMKDTIAVSGVPMMGGSWVMEGYVPEFDATVVTRVLDAGGTVAGKALCEDWCVSGVSFLAAKGPTLNPHNNRHSAGGSSSGCAVLVAKGEVDMAIGGDQGGSVRLPASCCGIIGLKPTHGLVPYTGAQALDPTVDHLGPMARNVKDCALLLEAIAGYDDGLDQRQSPTIVEEKYTDALKFKTLDNITIGLLKEGFEQDNSEQVVNELVRTALQKITKMKATVTDVSVPLHKQGPNMWLCMGHQAIADTMLRGGCFGSGHKGFYSISMMDAVGRGIQSQADDLPPPVKSAWMLGEYMKHEYRGRFYGKAQNLRRLLRAEFDKVFQEVDVIAMPTIPFRTPELQRKGASISDGTYSSPPVRLPSLKKTKELAQRIGIDLSQEEVAEYRDLMKDIIGCYNEIEKLPEITLPVKYPRLPGYRPTAAENPFNAWYWKTDIKGASEGLLQGKRIAMKDTIAVSGVPMMGGSWVMEGYVPEFDATVVTRVLDAGGTVAGKAVCEDWCVSGVSYMAAKGPTLNPCAYTHSAGGSSSGCAVLVAKGEVDMAIGGDQGGSIRLPASCCGIIGLKPTHGLVPYTGAQAMEPTNDHLGPMAKNVKDCALLLESIAGYDDGLDQRQNPTIVGEKYSDSVECENLKNITIGLLKEGFEQQDCDDRVNSIVKSAVSKMSTLLLAKIVDVSVPLHNQGKNIRWCMAHQGISDTMLRGGCVGSGHKGFYSTSMMDAVGRGLQSQPDDLSPAVKRVWMLGEYMKHEYRGRFYGKAQNLRRLLTAEYDKVFQKVDVIAMPTIPFKTPKLPAKNTSVSALLKEAGRNLANTSPFNATGHPALTINAGFIDGLPVGMMLVGRMFDEKTLLKVAYAYEQLQQYTVFP, encoded by the exons ATGGCAC ATGTACCCTACAGTTCACCTCCAGTTCGCTTACCTAGTATAAAAAAGACGAAAGAACTTTCCCAGAGAATCGGAATTGATCTAAGTGAAGAAGAAGTAGCCGAATACAGGGATCTAATGAAGGATATCATTGGCTGTTATAACGAAATAGAAAAGCTGCCGGAGATTACGCTTCCAGTGAAGTACCCGAGACTACCGGGTTACAGACCTACGGCGGAGGAAAATCCACTAAATGCGTG GTATTGGAAAACTAATATTTCTGGAGCGCCAAAGGGAATACTAAGAGGTAAACGCATTGTAATGAAAGACACCATCGCCGTCTCTGGGGTACCTATGATGGGAGGATCATGGGTAATGGAAGGATATGTACCAGAGTTTGATGCCACGGTGGTCACAAGAGTTCTAGATGCAG GTGGAACAGTCGCAGGCAAAGCATTGTGTGAGGACTGGTGTGTTTCTGGAGTAAGTTTTCTGGCAGCGAAAGGACCGACACTGAACCCTCACAACAACAGGCACAGTGCGGGTGGTTCAAGCTCAGGCTGTGCTGTATTG GTTGCAAAAGGTGAGGTGGACATGGCGATTGGAGGTGACCAAGGCGGGTCAGTTCGACTACCTGCCAGTTGCTGTGGAATCATAGGCTTAAAGCCTACCCATGGTCTTGTACCTTACACAGGTGCTCAAGCCCTGGACCCGACAGTCGATCATTTAGGACCAATGGCAAGGAACGTAAAGGATTGTGCTCTTCTTTTGGAGGCAATAGCAGGGTACGATGATGGACTCGATCAGCGACAAAGCCCAACAATCGTTGAAGAAAAATACACAGACGCA TTGAAGTTTAAAACGCTCGATAATATTACCATTGGATTGTTGAAAGAAGGTTTTGAGCAGGATAACTCCGAACAAGTAGTAAATGAGTTGGTTCGAACAGCTCttcaaaaaattacaaaaatgaaagcAACGGTTACTGACGTTTCGGTACCATTACACAAGCAAG GTCCAAATATGTGGCTATGTATGGGACATCAAGCGATAGCAGATACAATGCTACGAGGAGGGT GTTTTGGAAGTGGCCACAAAGGATTCTACTCCATCAGTATGATGGACGCTGTCGGTAGAGGTATTCAATCCCAAGCAGATGATCTACCTCCTCCAGTTAAG AGTGCATGGATGTTGGGAGAATATATGAAACACGAATATCGAGGAAGATTTTACGGCAAGGCTCAAAATCTTAGAAGATTGTTGAGAGCAGAGTTTGATAAAGTTTTTCAAGAGGTTGATGTCATTGCTATGCCAACGATTCCGTTTCGAACTCCAGAACTGCAGAGAAAGGGCGCTTCAATCTCAG atggaaCATACAGTTCACCACCAGTTCGCTTACCTAGTCTAAAAAAGACGAAAGAACTTGCCCAGAGAATCGGAATTGATCTTAGTCAAGAAGAAGTGGCTGAATACAGGGATCTAATGAAGGATATCATTGGCTGTTATAACGAAATAGAAAAGCTGCCGGAGATTACGCTTCCAGTGAAGTATCCGCGACTACCGGGTTACAGACCGACGGCGGCGGAAAATCCGTTTAATGCGTG GTATTGGAAGACTGACATTAAAGGGGCTTCAGAAGGATTACTGCAGGGAAAACGTATAGCAATGAAAGACACTATCGCCGTCTCTGGAGTACCTATGATGGGAGGATCATGGGTAATGGAAGGATATGTACCAGAGTTTGATGCCACGGTGGTCACCCGGGTTCTAGATGCAg GTGGAACAGTTGCGGGTAAAGCGGTGTGTGAGGACTGGTGCGTTTCTGGAGTAAGTTATATGGCAGCCAAAGGGCCGACGCTGAATCCTTGCGCTTACACGCACAGTGCAGGAGGGTCAAGCTCAGGCTGTGCGGTACTG GTAGCAAAAGGTGAAGTGGACATGGCGATTGGAGGTGACCAGGGCGGGTCGATACGACTACCTGCTAGTTGCTGTGGCATCATTGGCTTAAAGCCTACCCATGGTCTTGTACCTTACACAGGTGCTCAAGCCATGGAACCAACTAACGATCATTTAGGACCTATGGCAAAGAACGTAAAGGATTGTGCTCTTCTATTGGAGTCAATCGCAGGATATGATGATGGACTCGATCAACGACAAAACCCAACAATCGTGGGAGAAAAATATTCAGATTCT GTGGAGTGTGAAAATCTCAAGAACATTACAATAGGATTGCTTAAGGAGGGTTTTGAGCAGCAAGATTGTGACGACAGGGTGAACAGTATTGTAAAGTCGGCTGTTTCCAAAATGTCAACATTATTATTGGCGAAGATCGTAGATGTTTCGGTTCCTTTACACAATCAGG GTAAAAATATAAGGTGGTGTATGGCACATCAAGGAATAAGTGACACAATGCTACGAGGAGGTT gTGTTGGAAGCGGTCACAAAGGGTTCTACTCAACAAGTATGATGGACGCTGTTGGCAGAGGGCTCCAGTCACAACCAGATGATCTTTCACCTGCAGTTAAG CGTGTTTGGATGTTGGGAGAATATATGAAACATGAATATCGAGGGAGATTTTACGGCAAGGCTCAGAATCTTAGGCGATTGTTGACTGCAGAATATGATAAAGTTTTCCAGAAGGTTGATGTCATTGCTATGCCAACTATTCCATTCAAAACGCCAAAACTACCAGCAAAAAACACATCAGTTTCAG CTCTGTTGAAAGAGGCTGGACGAAATCTGGCCAACACATCACCCTTTAACGCAACTGGTCATCCAGCGCTGACCATCAACGCTGGCTTCATAGATGGCCTACCAGTGGGGATGATGTTAGTTGGACGAATGTTTGACGAGAAAACTCTTCTAAAAGTCGCTTATGCCTACGAACAACTTCAACAATACACTGTGTTTCCTTAA